A section of the Sporanaerobacter acetigenes DSM 13106 genome encodes:
- a CDS encoding ABC transporter ATP-binding protein: protein MLENKEDKKVLIRVEHLKKYFPLKKKSVFDSEQLYVKANEDITLNIYEGETLGLVGESGCGKSTLGRTLLQLYNQTDGRTIYYGRDIDDFAPKYVLDILKNLSSQRHKLRELEKKQEDIEKIYDSLEEGPEKYRTLEKLRLAEKEARLLYLDLAQLIGGFMVAEDLNPVSYILVKQHSYAIEARKLKNKINEMEIELEATKSLLKEQNKSQKDIKKETDKYLATIKNMKNELAGIEKDLNIINTDIQKILDKYRNHPDFEKHESYKDKGINLARLTEEEMRLLRKDLQLIFQDPYSSLNPRLTVGQIISEGLYSHKIFAKKDRNIQDYILKTMDNCGLAPYFVHRYPHQFSGGQRQRIGIARSIALSPKFIVCDEAVSALDVSIQSQILNLLLDLKEQKNLTYLFISHDLSVIKYISDRVGVMYVGNIIELAETEELYEHPMHPYTEALLLAIPTTDVDDNREIQVLEGDVPSPIKPPSGCKFHTRCKYATDICKMVVPKWEEARPGHFVACHHKLNIEKEKQKGLDVI, encoded by the coding sequence ATGCTTGAAAATAAAGAAGATAAAAAAGTATTAATCCGTGTGGAACACTTAAAAAAATATTTTCCTCTAAAGAAAAAATCCGTATTTGATTCCGAGCAATTGTATGTAAAAGCTAATGAGGACATAACTCTAAATATTTATGAAGGTGAAACCTTAGGTCTAGTCGGTGAAAGTGGATGTGGCAAATCTACATTGGGTAGAACTCTTTTACAATTATATAATCAAACTGATGGGCGTACTATATATTATGGCAGGGATATTGATGATTTTGCACCAAAATATGTTTTGGATATTTTAAAAAATTTATCTTCACAACGTCATAAATTAAGAGAATTAGAAAAAAAACAAGAAGATATTGAAAAAATATATGATAGCTTAGAAGAAGGTCCTGAAAAGTATCGTACTTTAGAGAAACTTCGTTTAGCTGAAAAAGAAGCTCGACTTCTATACCTTGATTTAGCTCAATTGATTGGAGGATTTATGGTAGCTGAAGATTTAAATCCTGTATCATATATTTTAGTCAAACAACACAGCTATGCTATAGAAGCACGAAAACTTAAAAATAAAATAAACGAGATGGAGATAGAATTAGAAGCAACTAAATCTCTATTGAAAGAACAAAACAAATCTCAAAAAGATATTAAAAAAGAAACTGATAAATATTTGGCTACAATTAAAAATATGAAAAATGAACTCGCTGGGATTGAAAAAGATTTAAATATTATCAATACAGATATTCAAAAAATATTGGATAAGTATCGCAATCATCCTGATTTTGAAAAACACGAATCATATAAAGATAAAGGTATCAACCTTGCTAGATTGACTGAGGAAGAAATGAGACTTCTTAGAAAAGACTTACAACTTATATTCCAAGACCCTTATTCTTCTTTGAATCCAAGACTTACTGTAGGGCAGATAATATCTGAAGGTTTGTATTCTCATAAGATATTTGCAAAGAAGGATAGAAATATACAAGATTATATTTTAAAAACTATGGACAATTGTGGCTTAGCTCCTTATTTCGTTCATCGTTATCCTCATCAATTTTCTGGAGGACAAAGACAACGTATAGGAATAGCTCGTTCCATAGCATTGAGTCCAAAATTTATCGTATGTGATGAAGCAGTATCTGCCCTAGATGTATCTATTCAATCTCAAATATTAAATCTATTGTTGGATTTAAAAGAACAGAAAAACTTGACCTATTTATTTATTTCTCATGATTTAAGCGTCATTAAATATATAAGTGACAGAGTAGGAGTTATGTATGTGGGAAATATCATAGAACTAGCAGAAACTGAAGAACTTTATGAACACCCTATGCATCCATATACTGAAGCACTTCTTTTGGCAATACCTACTACTGATGTTGATGACAACAGAGAAATTCAAGTTCTTGAAGGCGATGTTCCAAGCCCTATTAAACCACCTTCTGGATGTAAATTCCATACTCGCTGCAAATATGCTACTGATATATGTAAAATGGTTGTGCCAAAATGGGAAGAAGCTCGTCCTGGGCATTTTGTAGCATGTCACCATAAACTCAATATAGAAAAGGAAAAACAGAAAGGTCTTGATGTAATATGA